One window from the genome of Pseudonocardia hierapolitana encodes:
- a CDS encoding zf-HC2 domain-containing protein produces MRCEDFRDAISARMDGEDPGMEAAEVERHLAGCAGCRAFSERAAHVTRLARIRPAEDHPDVLPGLLAALDAGESRPAPRRTGRSIARDAVRAALAVLAVGQLALALSGIIAATGAGPDQLAGASMAHFSHESAAWNLAIGVAFGWAATGARRAGGLVPVIGAFVALLVTLSALDVLAGHVTAGRLLGHLPVIIGLVLLLLHARLGRDGGGTTAASHEGETGDGSHGDETFGGGRFGDGGLQPSAHHRAA; encoded by the coding sequence ATGCGGTGCGAGGACTTCCGGGACGCGATCTCCGCGCGGATGGACGGCGAGGATCCCGGGATGGAGGCCGCCGAGGTGGAGCGCCACCTCGCCGGCTGCGCCGGCTGCCGCGCCTTCTCCGAGCGGGCAGCGCACGTCACCCGGCTGGCCCGGATCCGCCCCGCCGAGGATCACCCGGACGTGCTGCCCGGGCTCCTCGCCGCGCTGGACGCCGGGGAGTCCCGACCGGCACCGCGGCGGACGGGGCGCTCGATCGCCCGCGACGCCGTCCGCGCCGCCCTCGCGGTGCTGGCCGTCGGTCAGCTGGCGCTCGCGCTCAGCGGGATCATCGCCGCGACCGGAGCCGGCCCGGACCAGCTCGCCGGGGCGAGCATGGCGCACTTCTCGCACGAGAGCGCGGCGTGGAACCTCGCCATCGGCGTCGCGTTCGGCTGGGCCGCCACCGGGGCCCGCCGAGCGGGCGGGCTCGTGCCGGTGATCGGCGCGTTCGTCGCGTTACTGGTGACCCTCAGCGCGCTGGACGTGCTCGCCGGGCACGTCACGGCCGGCAGGCTGCTCGGGCACCTGCCGGTGATCATCGGCCTCGTCCTCCTGCTGCTGCACGCCCGGCTCGGCCGCGACGGCGGCGGCACCACGGCCGCGTCCCACGAGGGCGAGACGGGCGACGGCTCCCACGGGGACGAGACGTTCGGCGGCGGCCGGTTCGGCGACGGGGGCCTGCAGCCGTCTGCCCACCACCGCGCGGCCTGA
- a CDS encoding response regulator transcription factor, which produces MTEPTPAPVRVVLADDHPVVRDGLRSLLASLPGVELVGEAATGREAVREAVLHRPDVVVMDLHMPDLDGIAATREIVRAVPAAAVLVLTMFDDDDSVFAAMRAGARGYLLKGAGQAEITGAIRAVAAGQAIFGPGVAARLLGYFAAPPRPDVPFPDLTARERDVLDLIAAGLTNTAVAARLGLAAKTVANHLSAIFTKLQVAGRAEAIAVARQGGLGSPRAQR; this is translated from the coding sequence GTGACCGAGCCCACCCCGGCGCCCGTGCGCGTCGTGCTCGCCGACGACCACCCCGTCGTGCGCGACGGCCTGCGCTCCCTGCTCGCGTCCCTGCCGGGCGTCGAGCTGGTCGGGGAGGCGGCGACGGGGCGGGAGGCGGTGCGCGAGGCGGTGCTGCACCGCCCCGACGTCGTGGTGATGGACCTGCACATGCCCGACCTCGACGGGATCGCGGCCACCCGCGAGATCGTGCGGGCGGTGCCGGCCGCGGCCGTGCTCGTGCTGACGATGTTCGACGACGACGATTCGGTGTTCGCCGCGATGCGCGCCGGGGCACGGGGCTACCTGCTCAAGGGCGCCGGGCAGGCGGAGATCACGGGCGCGATCCGCGCGGTCGCGGCGGGCCAGGCGATCTTCGGCCCCGGCGTGGCGGCGCGGCTGCTCGGTTACTTCGCGGCACCACCCCGGCCGGACGTGCCGTTCCCCGACCTGACCGCACGCGAGCGCGACGTGCTCGACCTCATCGCGGCCGGGCTGACGAACACCGCGGTCGCCGCCCGGCTCGGGCTCGCGGCCAAGACCGTGGCCAACCACCTCTCGGCGATCTTCACCAAGCTGCAGGTCGCCGGGCGGGCCGAGGCGATCGCGGTGGCCCGGCAGGGCGGCCTCGGCTCACCCCGGGCCCAGCGGTGA
- a CDS encoding DsbA family protein codes for MPRTLATRRGPSTLTLVAVVVLVLFAGAVGFGVYRAQAGAGALPAGATAAGVAVGNPDAPVTIDLYLDFQCPACAQYEQQAGATIDELVASGRARVVYHPVAYLNRFSSTQYSSRSSAAAGCAADAGVLPRFAQLLYANQPPEGGDGLPDEQLVALGTQAGAGLGFATCVQDGRYAAWTRSVTDAASRAGITATPTVLVNGREVERTAEALRAAVDAG; via the coding sequence ATGCCCCGCACCCTCGCCACCAGGCGCGGTCCGTCGACCCTGACGCTCGTCGCGGTCGTCGTGCTGGTGCTGTTCGCCGGTGCCGTCGGCTTCGGCGTCTACCGCGCGCAGGCCGGCGCGGGCGCCCTGCCTGCGGGGGCCACCGCGGCCGGCGTCGCGGTCGGCAACCCCGACGCGCCGGTGACGATCGATCTCTACCTGGACTTCCAGTGCCCGGCCTGCGCGCAGTACGAGCAGCAGGCAGGCGCCACGATCGACGAGCTCGTCGCGTCGGGACGGGCCAGGGTCGTCTACCACCCGGTGGCCTACCTGAACCGCTTCTCCAGCACGCAGTACTCCAGCCGCTCGTCCGCGGCCGCCGGATGCGCGGCCGACGCGGGCGTCCTCCCCCGGTTCGCGCAGCTGCTGTACGCGAACCAGCCGCCGGAGGGCGGCGACGGCCTGCCCGACGAACAGCTCGTGGCCCTCGGGACGCAGGCCGGTGCGGGACTCGGGTTCGCCACCTGCGTGCAGGACGGCCGGTACGCGGCCTGGACCCGGTCGGTCACCGACGCGGCGTCCCGGGCCGGCATCACCGCGACACCCACCGTCCTGGTGAACGGACGGGAGGTGGAGCGCACCGCGGAGGCGTTGCGCGCCGCCGTCGACGCGGGCTGA
- a CDS encoding MauE/DoxX family redox-associated membrane protein — protein MPSTTTSPPASALAWLSTAARLLLGAVWLAAGASKITDLDASVRAVRAYRLLPETAAQVVGAGLPVVELLLGVLLVVGAGVRAAAAVSAVLMLAFVVGIASAWARGLRIDCGCFGSGGELAAGQDPAYGPELARDAALMVIALLLVRWPAGRLALMKESS, from the coding sequence ATGCCATCCACCACCACCTCCCCACCCGCTTCGGCACTCGCCTGGCTCAGCACGGCGGCACGGCTGCTGCTCGGCGCCGTCTGGCTCGCCGCAGGCGCGTCGAAGATCACCGATCTGGACGCCTCCGTGCGCGCGGTCCGCGCCTACCGGCTCCTGCCCGAGACGGCCGCGCAGGTCGTCGGCGCCGGTCTGCCGGTCGTGGAGCTGCTCTTGGGCGTGCTGCTCGTCGTCGGGGCCGGGGTCCGGGCGGCCGCGGCGGTCTCGGCCGTGCTGATGCTCGCGTTCGTCGTCGGGATCGCGTCGGCCTGGGCCCGCGGCCTGCGGATCGACTGCGGTTGCTTCGGCTCGGGCGGTGAGCTCGCGGCCGGGCAGGACCCCGCCTACGGGCCCGAGCTCGCCCGCGACGCCGCACTGATGGTGATCGCCCTGCTCCTCGTCCGGTGGCCGGCCGGGCGACTCGCACTCATGAAGGAGTCCTCCTGA
- a CDS encoding sigma-70 family RNA polymerase sigma factor — MAERPDDDRITAWALAAGRGDREALSAFVRATQRDVLRFVSHLADPGQAEDLAQETYLRAVGALPRFEATATARTWLLSIARRAAADAVRAAGRRPRTTGVADWDTVAVRMGAVRRAGDEAVLLAQLVAALHPDRHEAFVLTQVLDLSYAEAAQVCGCPVGTIRSRVARAREDLVRALDEGKFEPGRRREA; from the coding sequence GTGGCCGAACGACCCGACGACGACCGCATCACCGCGTGGGCGCTCGCGGCCGGCCGCGGTGATCGGGAGGCCCTCTCGGCCTTCGTCCGGGCCACCCAGCGCGACGTGCTGCGGTTCGTGTCCCACCTCGCCGACCCCGGCCAGGCGGAGGACCTCGCCCAGGAGACCTACCTGCGCGCCGTCGGGGCCCTGCCCCGGTTCGAGGCCACGGCCACCGCACGCACCTGGCTGTTGTCGATCGCGCGGCGGGCCGCGGCCGACGCGGTGCGCGCCGCGGGGCGCAGGCCCCGCACCACCGGCGTCGCCGACTGGGACACCGTGGCCGTCCGCATGGGGGCGGTGCGCAGGGCGGGCGACGAGGCCGTGCTGCTCGCGCAACTCGTCGCCGCGCTCCATCCGGACCGGCACGAGGCGTTCGTGCTCACGCAGGTGCTCGACCTGAGCTACGCCGAGGCGGCTCAGGTGTGCGGCTGCCCGGTCGGCACGATCAGGTCGCGCGTGGCGCGCGCCCGCGAGGACCTGGTGCGGGCCCTCGACGAGGGGAAGTTCGAGCCCGGGCGGCGCCGCGAGGCCTGA
- a CDS encoding isocitrate lyase/PEP mutase family protein, with product MTSSDLTGTDMTARFRALHVPGDPLLMPNPWDEGSAKALATLGFAALATTSSGFAATAGLVDGAVGAVDTLEHAAAVALCVDIPVSADLEDGWGDDPGEVASTVAEAVESGLAGCSIEDYSAGADPEIHDIGLAAERIAAAADAAQEGRGLVLTARAENFIRGNPDLGDTIERLQAYQEAGAEVLYAPGLVRLADIRSLVSSVDRPVNVLLMPGMAPIEELADAGVARISVGGTFSAVAFGALARAARELKEQGTYGFFELAREGRELTTRAFRLH from the coding sequence ATGACCAGCAGCGACCTGACCGGTACCGACATGACCGCCCGGTTCCGGGCACTGCACGTTCCCGGCGACCCGTTGCTCATGCCCAACCCGTGGGACGAGGGGTCGGCGAAGGCGCTCGCCACGCTGGGGTTCGCGGCGCTGGCCACCACCAGCAGCGGGTTCGCGGCCACCGCGGGCCTCGTCGACGGTGCGGTGGGCGCGGTGGACACGCTCGAGCACGCCGCCGCGGTGGCGCTGTGCGTGGACATCCCGGTGAGCGCCGACCTCGAGGACGGGTGGGGGGACGACCCGGGCGAGGTGGCCAGCACCGTCGCCGAGGCCGTCGAGTCCGGCCTGGCCGGCTGCTCGATCGAGGACTACAGCGCGGGCGCCGACCCCGAGATCCACGACATCGGCCTGGCGGCCGAGCGGATCGCCGCCGCGGCGGACGCCGCCCAGGAGGGCCGTGGGCTGGTGCTCACCGCCCGCGCCGAGAACTTCATCCGGGGCAACCCCGACCTCGGCGACACGATCGAACGCCTCCAGGCCTACCAGGAGGCGGGCGCTGAGGTGCTGTACGCGCCGGGCCTGGTGCGGCTCGCCGACATCCGCAGCCTGGTGTCGTCGGTCGACCGGCCGGTGAACGTGCTGCTGATGCCGGGGATGGCGCCCATCGAGGAGCTGGCCGATGCCGGGGTGGCCCGCATCTCGGTCGGGGGCACGTTCAGCGCGGTCGCGTTCGGGGCGCTCGCCCGTGCCGCCCGCGAGCTGAAGGAGCAGGGCACGTACGGGTTCTTCGAGCTGGCGCGCGAGGGCCGCGAGCTGACGACGAGGGCATTCCGCCTGCACTAG
- a CDS encoding sensor histidine kinase has translation MTASRPLAWLLAGAGLALLALMSAGTWAAGPGLDIVGSYVLTNSAFGLGFGGCGLVIALHRPRNPIGWLFLSGALAHLTTAAAAPWAFHGLAAGWPEPAIRLLATIFLIAWPFGIGMAFPLALLRFPTGREESPRWRRVGYAFVGYGLLFALQMGTSPDPFGPWAGVQSYLLLPVHARLEPLWTAANLLSLGLAALIVVRLVGRYRQGSEMVRRQLLWLLLAVVLAFAANAQRFATGDGPILLLLAFQLVPVAIAVAILRYQLFDIRLVVSRTVLYLALTAAVAAVYVGLVTLMDRLVRTGLDLGGSILATIVVALAFHPVRMRLQRVVDRLFYGERADPVRVVSHVGSRLLASTDADHVTALDALREALRLPYAAVRADGGTITESGTPTADVHIIPLEWGETAGQLVVGLRGGESAVADADRRVLEVTAVPLAMALRAGRLAEEVAASRGRIVAGQEEERKRLRRDLHDGLGPTLTGMAYKIDAVRNTLAADPARADAMLAELRATTAAAIDDVRRVVYGLRPPALDELGLAGALRQQAERLSGGGRALQVTVDAPAPTPWLPAAVEVAAYRIAVEAITNVARHSSARRACVGLAVAPDELRVTVTDDGAQSGTRWQPGVGLSAMAERAAEVGGRCTAGPTPDGGRVEAALPLEIPPTPDFTHPAAASHRTGLV, from the coding sequence GTGACCGCCTCGCGCCCGCTGGCCTGGCTGCTCGCCGGGGCGGGCCTCGCCCTGCTCGCCCTGATGAGCGCAGGCACATGGGCCGCGGGCCCGGGCCTCGACATCGTCGGCTCCTACGTCCTCACCAACTCCGCGTTCGGCCTCGGGTTCGGCGGCTGTGGCCTGGTGATCGCCCTGCACCGGCCACGCAACCCGATCGGCTGGCTGTTCCTCTCCGGCGCGCTCGCCCACCTCACGACTGCGGCCGCGGCGCCCTGGGCGTTCCACGGCCTCGCCGCAGGCTGGCCCGAGCCCGCGATCCGGCTGCTCGCCACGATCTTCCTCATCGCGTGGCCGTTCGGGATCGGGATGGCCTTCCCCCTCGCCCTGCTGCGCTTCCCCACCGGCCGCGAGGAGTCGCCCCGCTGGCGCCGGGTCGGGTACGCCTTCGTCGGATACGGGTTGCTCTTCGCCCTGCAGATGGGCACCTCGCCCGACCCGTTCGGGCCCTGGGCAGGCGTCCAGTCCTACCTGTTGCTGCCGGTCCACGCGCGGCTCGAGCCGCTGTGGACGGCCGCGAACCTGCTCTCCCTCGGCCTCGCCGCGCTGATCGTCGTGCGGCTGGTCGGCCGGTACCGGCAGGGCAGCGAGATGGTGCGCCGGCAGCTGCTGTGGCTGCTGCTCGCGGTCGTGCTGGCGTTCGCCGCGAACGCGCAGCGGTTCGCCACCGGTGACGGCCCGATCCTGCTGCTGCTGGCCTTCCAGCTCGTGCCGGTGGCGATCGCGGTCGCGATCCTGCGGTACCAGCTGTTCGACATCCGCCTCGTCGTCTCGCGCACGGTGCTGTACCTCGCGCTCACCGCCGCCGTCGCCGCTGTGTACGTCGGTCTGGTCACGCTCATGGACCGGCTGGTCCGCACCGGCCTCGATCTCGGCGGTTCCATCCTCGCGACGATCGTGGTGGCGCTGGCGTTCCACCCCGTGCGGATGCGCCTGCAACGCGTGGTAGACCGGCTCTTCTACGGCGAGCGCGCCGACCCGGTGCGCGTGGTCTCCCACGTCGGGAGCCGCCTGCTCGCGAGCACCGATGCCGACCACGTCACGGCGCTGGACGCCCTGCGCGAGGCGCTGCGCCTGCCGTACGCCGCGGTGCGCGCCGACGGCGGGACCATCACCGAGTCCGGCACCCCGACCGCGGACGTGCACATCATCCCGCTGGAGTGGGGCGAGACGGCGGGCCAGCTCGTCGTCGGGCTGCGCGGCGGCGAGTCGGCCGTCGCCGACGCCGACCGCCGGGTGCTGGAGGTGACGGCCGTCCCGCTCGCGATGGCGCTGCGCGCGGGACGGCTGGCCGAGGAAGTGGCGGCGTCGCGCGGCCGGATCGTCGCGGGCCAGGAGGAGGAGCGCAAGCGCCTGCGCCGTGACCTGCACGACGGGCTCGGCCCCACGCTCACCGGCATGGCCTACAAGATCGACGCGGTGCGGAACACCCTCGCCGCCGACCCGGCCCGGGCCGACGCGATGCTCGCGGAGCTGCGCGCCACGACCGCGGCGGCGATCGACGACGTCCGCCGGGTCGTCTACGGGCTGCGCCCGCCGGCGCTGGACGAGCTGGGGCTCGCGGGCGCGCTGCGCCAACAGGCCGAGCGGCTGTCCGGCGGCGGACGTGCGCTGCAGGTCACGGTGGACGCGCCTGCGCCGACACCGTGGCTGCCGGCCGCCGTGGAGGTGGCCGCCTACCGGATCGCCGTCGAGGCGATCACGAACGTGGCCCGGCACTCGAGCGCGCGCCGGGCCTGCGTGGGGCTGGCGGTCGCGCCGGACGAGCTGCGCGTGACCGTCACCGACGACGGCGCCCAGAGCGGCACGCGCTGGCAACCCGGGGTCGGCCTGAGCGCGATGGCCGAACGCGCGGCCGAGGTCGGCGGGCGGTGCACGGCAGGTCCCACCCCTGACGGCGGCCGGGTGGAGGCAGCGCTCCCCCTCGAGATCCCGCCGACCCCCGACTTCACACACCCAGCCGCCGCTTCACACAGGACCGGTCTTGTGTGA
- a CDS encoding ATP-binding protein has product MGIGADGLLEREPALAVLDAAASAAAAGRGSVVLVTGEAGIGKSSLVRAWCASAGSRVRVLWGACDDLVTARAFGPLRDATCGTGGHLEAVLAEGAGEAVFEAVLGEMSGGEPTAFVVEDLHWADDATLDVLGYLARRIGDLPAVLIVTIREGAVPEGDPVHRWVGRLAGCPVHRVAPAPLSDAAVDVLAAGSGWDTTALVELTGGNPFFVTEVLAGRAPDRFSVPASVADAVIARVAQLGQECRADLLQLSVVPGTVPFELVDALLGDRLDALAEAEVRGMIEVRLDGVAFRHELARRAVEASLTGLHRRALHRAVLAALQRSPVPDLVRIVHHATAAGDVDAVVRFAARAGREAAAAGSHRQALAHFEAAVAHLDRLGPRERAALLDDHAWELHNAHRFADALRAGGAAVALYTRLGEQVALGEARVRLSRYHYLAGNTEQAQVVARQAVEDLRGAGSAGATAHALTYHGAALALGGDTAVASAVLDEAHAAAERCGREDLAALCLNYQSIARPGLSGEARIALVRESLERALAGGHHEAAARGYTNLGELLHRYGRLAELEACVTEGLDFTTGRGFWSHAYNLSVHRCLLQLRRGEWDAAGEGLAALVDRDEDPGMLRLYAEPAHGRLLARRGDPAAEDVLTTAWERGRRQGSVLGLAYTGTALVEWALLNGRTDVVAAVLDEWRRHAGRPAAEPAWAELLRYAQRAGVPVTPLLDTVPEGCPEPWAAALRGDWRAAARAFEAAGEPYEAALELMASGAVEPMLQAVRALDDLGATPAASAARRRLRELGVRTIPRGPQAATRAHPAGLTSRQADVLDLLAEGLTNAEIAQRLVVSVRTVDHHVSTILGKLGVPSRRHASRLARSLASA; this is encoded by the coding sequence ATGGGGATCGGAGCGGACGGCCTGCTCGAGCGCGAGCCTGCTCTCGCCGTGCTCGACGCGGCCGCGAGCGCGGCCGCAGCGGGCCGGGGGAGCGTCGTGCTCGTCACGGGGGAGGCGGGGATCGGCAAGTCTTCCCTCGTCAGGGCGTGGTGCGCGAGCGCGGGCAGCCGCGTGCGCGTGCTGTGGGGGGCCTGCGACGACCTGGTGACCGCGCGCGCGTTCGGCCCGTTGCGGGACGCGACCTGCGGCACCGGCGGTCATCTGGAGGCCGTCCTGGCGGAGGGGGCGGGCGAGGCGGTGTTCGAGGCGGTGCTCGGCGAGATGAGCGGCGGGGAGCCGACCGCGTTCGTGGTGGAGGACCTGCACTGGGCCGACGACGCCACGCTCGACGTGCTCGGGTACCTGGCCCGGCGGATCGGGGACCTGCCGGCCGTGCTGATCGTGACGATCCGGGAGGGCGCGGTGCCCGAAGGCGACCCGGTGCACCGGTGGGTCGGCCGCCTCGCCGGCTGCCCGGTGCACCGGGTGGCGCCTGCGCCGCTGTCGGACGCCGCGGTGGACGTGCTCGCGGCCGGGAGCGGCTGGGACACCACGGCGCTCGTGGAGCTGACCGGGGGTAACCCGTTCTTCGTCACGGAGGTGCTCGCCGGGCGCGCCCCCGACCGCTTCTCCGTGCCTGCCTCCGTGGCCGATGCCGTGATCGCCCGGGTGGCGCAGCTGGGGCAGGAGTGCCGGGCGGACCTGCTGCAGCTGTCCGTCGTGCCGGGGACCGTCCCGTTCGAGCTGGTCGACGCGCTGCTGGGGGACCGCCTGGACGCGCTGGCCGAGGCCGAGGTCCGCGGGATGATCGAGGTGCGGCTCGACGGGGTGGCGTTCCGCCACGAGCTGGCCCGGCGCGCCGTCGAGGCGAGCCTGACCGGGCTGCACCGCCGGGCCCTGCACCGGGCCGTGCTGGCGGCGCTGCAGCGCTCACCCGTGCCCGACCTCGTGCGGATCGTGCACCACGCCACGGCGGCGGGCGACGTCGACGCGGTCGTCCGGTTCGCCGCGCGCGCCGGGCGCGAGGCGGCCGCCGCGGGGTCGCACCGGCAGGCGCTGGCCCACTTCGAGGCCGCCGTGGCCCACCTCGACCGCCTCGGGCCGCGGGAGCGGGCCGCGCTGCTCGACGACCACGCCTGGGAGCTGCACAACGCCCACCGTTTCGCCGACGCGCTGCGCGCGGGCGGGGCGGCCGTCGCCCTTTACACCCGGCTGGGCGAGCAGGTGGCGCTCGGCGAGGCAAGGGTCCGCCTCTCGCGTTACCACTACCTGGCGGGGAACACCGAGCAGGCACAGGTCGTCGCCCGGCAGGCGGTCGAGGACCTGCGCGGCGCAGGCTCGGCCGGGGCGACGGCGCACGCGCTGACCTACCACGGCGCCGCCCTCGCGCTCGGCGGCGACACCGCGGTGGCCAGCGCCGTGCTCGACGAGGCGCATGCCGCCGCGGAACGCTGCGGGCGGGAGGACCTCGCCGCGCTCTGCCTCAACTACCAGAGCATCGCCCGGCCGGGCCTGTCCGGCGAGGCCCGGATCGCCCTGGTCCGCGAGAGCCTGGAGCGGGCACTGGCGGGCGGCCACCACGAGGCGGCCGCGCGCGGCTACACCAACCTCGGCGAGCTGCTCCACCGCTACGGACGGCTCGCCGAGCTCGAGGCCTGCGTGACCGAGGGCCTCGACTTCACGACGGGGCGCGGGTTCTGGTCGCACGCCTACAACCTCTCCGTCCACCGCTGCCTGCTGCAGCTGCGCCGCGGCGAGTGGGACGCGGCAGGCGAGGGGCTCGCCGCGCTGGTCGACCGCGACGAGGACCCCGGAATGCTGCGGCTCTACGCCGAGCCCGCACACGGCAGGCTCCTGGCCCGGCGGGGCGACCCGGCGGCCGAGGACGTGCTGACCACGGCGTGGGAACGCGGGCGCAGGCAGGGATCGGTGCTCGGGCTCGCCTACACCGGCACCGCGCTCGTGGAGTGGGCCCTCCTGAACGGGCGCACCGACGTCGTCGCGGCCGTGCTCGACGAGTGGCGCCGCCACGCCGGCCGGCCCGCTGCGGAGCCGGCGTGGGCCGAGCTCCTGCGCTACGCGCAGCGCGCCGGCGTGCCGGTCACCCCGCTGCTCGACACCGTGCCCGAGGGCTGCCCGGAGCCGTGGGCCGCCGCGCTGCGCGGGGACTGGCGCGCCGCGGCCCGGGCCTTCGAGGCCGCGGGCGAGCCGTACGAGGCGGCGCTCGAGCTCATGGCGTCCGGCGCCGTCGAGCCGATGCTGCAGGCCGTGCGCGCGCTCGACGACCTGGGGGCCACCCCGGCGGCCTCCGCTGCGCGCCGCCGCCTGCGCGAGCTCGGGGTGCGCACCATCCCGCGCGGCCCGCAGGCGGCCACCCGCGCCCATCCGGCCGGGCTCACCAGCCGGCAGGCCGATGTGCTCGACCTGCTCGCCGAGGGCCTCACCAACGCCGAGATCGCGCAGCGGCTGGTGGTCTCGGTCCGCACGGTGGACCACCACGTCTCGACGATCCTCGGCAAGCTCGGCGTCCCGTCGCGGCGGCACGCATCGCGGCTGGCCCGCAGCCTGGCGAGCGCCTGA
- a CDS encoding arabinan endo-1,5-alpha-L-arabinosidase produces the protein MTPVRLAPLLTVVAAVVGLTGALAPPAAATGPMAPAQAEEPWRLSGDLTAHDPALVAGGGGDNWYVFATGEEGKGAGNIQIRSSPNGRKWTYEGTVWDEIPQWIKDEVPGVKNIWAPEIYEANGMYYLYYAASTWGHNRSVIGLATNETLDPSDPAYEWVDRGEVIGSVPDDDYNAIDPGIIEDGSGTPWMAFGSYWSGIRMVKLDWPSGKLADPDAEPLHIADRKASPNAIEAAYFVKNDGYYYLFTSWGQCCQGADSDYKIMVGRSKKVTGPYVDRDGRKLLDGGGTTVLTASGNRVGPGGQSAADDILAYHYYDKSANGATKLALQPIVWDDDGWPLLANRE, from the coding sequence ATGACGCCCGTGCGACTCGCGCCGCTCCTGACCGTCGTCGCTGCAGTGGTGGGGTTGACCGGGGCGCTGGCCCCACCGGCCGCTGCCACCGGACCCATGGCCCCCGCGCAGGCCGAGGAGCCGTGGCGGCTGAGCGGTGACCTCACCGCCCACGACCCGGCGCTGGTCGCGGGTGGCGGAGGGGACAACTGGTACGTCTTCGCCACCGGCGAGGAGGGCAAGGGCGCGGGCAACATCCAGATCCGCTCCTCGCCCAACGGGCGCAAGTGGACCTACGAGGGCACCGTCTGGGACGAGATCCCGCAGTGGATCAAGGACGAGGTGCCCGGCGTGAAGAACATCTGGGCCCCGGAGATCTACGAGGCCAACGGCATGTACTACCTGTACTACGCGGCATCCACCTGGGGACACAACAGGTCCGTGATCGGGCTGGCCACCAACGAGACGCTCGATCCGTCCGACCCGGCCTACGAGTGGGTGGACCGCGGTGAGGTCATCGGCTCCGTACCGGACGACGACTACAACGCGATCGACCCGGGCATCATCGAGGACGGGTCGGGCACGCCGTGGATGGCGTTCGGCTCCTACTGGAGCGGGATCCGGATGGTGAAGCTCGACTGGCCGTCGGGGAAGCTCGCCGACCCCGATGCGGAGCCGCTGCACATCGCCGACCGCAAGGCCTCACCCAACGCCATCGAGGCGGCCTACTTCGTGAAGAACGACGGCTACTACTACCTGTTCACGTCGTGGGGCCAGTGCTGCCAGGGTGCCGACAGCGACTACAAGATCATGGTCGGGCGGTCGAAGAAGGTCACCGGGCCCTACGTCGACCGGGACGGCCGGAAGCTCCTCGACGGGGGCGGCACGACGGTGCTCACTGCCTCGGGCAACCGTGTCGGCCCGGGCGGGCAGTCCGCAGCCGACGACATCCTCGCCTACCACTACTACGACAAGTCGGCGAACGGGGCGACGAAGTTGGCCCTGCAGCCCATCGTGTGGGACGACGACGGCTGGCCGCTGCTCGCCAACCGGGAGTGA